The genomic window CTGCGTGTCCGCGGGTTTCTGTGACCGCGAGCCTCCGCGGGTCCGCGCGTAGCGGCCCCGCCCCCGCTCGGGGAAGCCCCTCGCGCGGcccgggggcggggcggggcggggcggggaggTGGGAGCCGCAGCAGGCGCCGCAGCCCCAGCAGCCCCGACCGCGCCTGCAGCCCCGCGCTGGCAAGTCTCGACTTGCCTGGGCGCAGACGGCCGCAGGAGGGCGGGAGctggggggcggggcggggcggggcggccGGTGACGTCACGCGGGAGCCGGGGCGCGCGGCTGCAGCgcgaggcggcggcggcggcggccgcggCAGAACCAGCCTGGGAGCCGGCGGCGTAAGACACATGCGTGCGGCCCGCGGGAGCCACAGCAGGAGCGGGAGCGGGAGCAGCGgcgagcggcggcggcggcggtggcggcggcggcagcggcgacAGCAGCAACAGAGGCGGCGGTGGAGAGCAGGCAGCGCGGAGCCAGGCGCCCctggcccggcccggcccccgCCTGACAGCCCCGACGACCCTCCCCCGCCCCCGACGGCGCGTTCATGCCCCCGGGGTGAGTGAGGAAGGGTGCTGAACGGGGGGGGGTCCTGGGTGGCACGGGGAGGCGGAGGGGCTCCCTGGAGGAGGCGGCAAGGGAGGGGGCAGCCCCCCCGACCCCC from Sminthopsis crassicaudata isolate SCR6 chromosome 3, ASM4859323v1, whole genome shotgun sequence includes these protein-coding regions:
- the BBC3 gene encoding bcl-2-binding component 3 isoform X1 — protein: MRAARGSHSRSGSGSSGERRRRRWRRRQRRQQQQRRRWRAGSAEPGAPGPARPPPDSPDDPPPPPTARSCPRGSRSLPPHWLPALLGGEVCRGRGGGRPGGRASGGVPDVWWPPGGVRPRTRGPRRAARPGDWRSAPEDGR